A window from Pleuronectes platessa chromosome 6, fPlePla1.1, whole genome shotgun sequence encodes these proteins:
- the nr1d4a gene encoding nuclear receptor subfamily 1, group D, member 4a has protein sequence MDNSPGGAGGGVILYAGSSGSNSPSPGSPSSGYQTQSPLSHSQPSSPEEFTFTEIGPVKQRAAECTAPSSKMVFQFPEAYSGPSVAATPQHTYAHPIAGKRPCGFTGAFTKTGGMVLLCKVCGDIASGFHYGVHACEGCKGFFRRSIQQNINYKMCVKNENCLIMRMNRNRCQHCRFKKCLSVGMSRDAVRFGRIPKREKQRLLDEMQSYMNSLNESAAMDMDSSSVSPDEGNSKEAIGAISRAYHDIFTSSSSRSQGRVAKRANVPANNNTSSFSQDASFPQASSHPISAQSYQSCPVAPATICPVAPNDNQPTFHNDDNNRYTYFVSTNLNHNQSNGTTPQSGTAAHHNSYRNAGNATNPPSCPWKLAQGAKVLACPLNACPVSGADRSSQEIWESFSQCFTPAVKEVVEFAKGIPGFQELSQQDQVMLLKSGTFQVLMVRFCTLFNAEDRTVTFLNGKTYPLSTLRALGMGSLLDAMFEFSEKLGSLGLEPDEMALFMAVVLVSADRSGILDMWAVEQLQEGLIRALRSLINRRRPDDTTLFPKLLLRLPDLRTLNNFHSEKLLAFRIDP, from the exons CAGGCGGAGGGGTCATCCTGTACGCCGGTTCCTCCGGCAGCAACAGTCCCAGCCCCGGCAGCCCGTCCAGTGGGTACCAGACCCAGTCGCCCCTTTCACACTCCCAGCCCTCATCTCCAGAAGAGTTTACCTTCACAGAGATCGGGCCAGTCAAACAGCGGGCAGCTGAGTGCACAGCCCCATCTTCCAAAATGGTGTTCCAGTTCCCAGAGGCCTACAGTGGCCCCTCAGTAGCAGCCACTCCACAGCACACCTACGCACACCCCATTGCAGGAAAGAGGCCATGTGGCTTCACGGGAGCTTTCACCA AAACAGGTGGAATGGTCCTGCTTTGCAAAGTCTGTGGGGACATTGCATCCGGTTTCCACTACGGAGTGCATGCATGCGAAGGCTGCAAG GGCTTTTTCCGCCGCAGCATCCAGCAGAACATCAATTACAAGATGTGTGTGAAGAATGAGAACTGCCTGATCATGCGCATGAACCGAAACCGTTGCCAGCACTGCCGGTTCAAGAAATGCCTCTCTGTGGGCATGTCAAGAGATG CTGTACGTTTTGGCCGCATCCCTAAGAGAGAGAAGCAGCGTCTTCTGGATGAGATGCAGAGCTACATGAACAGCCTCAATGAGTCGGCTGCCATGGACATGGACTCATCTTCAGTGAGCCCAGATGAGGGCAACTCAAAAGAGGCCATTGGGGCCATCTCCAGAGCCTACCATGACatcttcaccagcagcagcagccgcagccaaGGGAGAGTAGCCAAGAGGGCTAACGTCCCCGCTAACAACAACACATCTTCGTTTTCTCAGGATGCCAGTTTTCCCCAAGCATCATCTCACCCCATCTCCGCCCAGAGTTATCAGTCTTGCCCTGTTGCCCCTGCCACCATATGCCCGGTTGCCCCGAATGACAACCAACCTACGTTCCACAATGATGACAACAATCGCTACACCTACTTTGTGTCAACAAATCTGAACCACAACCAGTCTAATGGTACAACACCTCAAAGCGGCACTGCTGCCCATCACAACAGTTACCGCAATGCAGGAAATGCCACAAATCCACCGTCCTGCCCTTGGAAATTAGCTCAAGGAGCTAAAGTGCTG gcCTGTCCTCTCAATGCTTGCCCTGTATCAGGGGCGGATCGGTCGAGTCAGGAGATATGGGAATCCTTCTCTCAGTGTTTCACTCCTGCTGTCAAGGAGGTTGTGGAGTTTGCCAAGGGCATCCCTGGATTTCAAGAGCTTAGTCAACAGGACCAGGTCATGCTGCTCAAGTCAGGCACCTTCCAG GTTCTGATGGTGAGGTTCTGCACCTTGTTCAATGCTGAGGATCGCACAGTGACCTTCCTGAATGGAAAAACGTACCCACTGTCTACCCTGAGGGCTTTGGGCATGGGCTCCCTGCTGGACGCCATGTTTGAGTTCAGTGAGAAGTTAGGCTCCTTGGGCCTAGAGCCTGATGAAATGGCTCTCTTCATGGCTGTGGTGCTGGTCTCTGCAG ACCGTTCTGGCATCTTGGACATGTGGGCCGTGGAGCAGCTCCAGGAGGGTCTGATTCGTGCCCTGCGCTCACTCATCAACCGGCGTCGTccggatgacaccaccctctTCCCAAAACTCCTCCTGCGTCTGCCAGACCTGCGCACCCTCAACAACTTTCACTCCGAAAAACTCTTGGCCTTTCGAATTGACCCTTGA
- the mfsd5 gene encoding molybdate-anion transporter isoform X1, whose translation MLVTAYLAIIFLIALCVALELTARRLTPPQSTPTAQANPAFRRFQSIFLRAYLLALWADWLQGPYLYKLYRHYSFLESQIAILYVCGLASCVLFAPISGWLPQVLGRRQTCLLFCLSYSACCLTKLSRDYFVLIAGRVLGGLSTSLLATTFESWYVHRHVDVHDFPKEWIPSTFTKAATWNHGLAVAAGLVANMLAEWLHLGPVAPFLLAVPCLACCGWVVLTDWGKEETEGGPEGDKQTMLGTSIGGATRLSAKARFTRSCQEGLRCLLSDRRVILLGGVQALFESVLYVFVFLWTPVLDPHGAPLGIVFSCLMAASMVGSLLYRLATSSRYRLQPGHVLCLAVLMAFFSFFMLTFSTAAGQPRPHESFVAFLLLELASGLYFPAFSFLQGRVIPEEKRAGVLAWFRVPLHLLACLGLLALHGEVSGDGGGEAGSGTRHMFGGCAVMMLAALMAVVSLFTLGRNDTDLKLEETREEGEMY comes from the coding sequence ATGTTGGTGACTGCCTATCTTGCCATCATTTTCCTGATTGCCCTGTGTGTCGCCCTCGAGCTCACTGCACGCCGCCTCACCCCACCTCAGTCTACTCCAACTGCACAAGCCAACCCAGCCTTCCGCCGCTTCCAGAGCATATTCCTCCGTGCATACCTGTTGGCTTTGTGGGCAGACTGGCTCCAGGGTCCTTACCTCTACAAACTCTACCGTCACTACAGCTTCCTGGAATCCCAAATAGCCATCTTATATGTGTGCGGCCTGGCttcctgtgttctgtttgctcccATTTCAGGCTGGCTCCCTCAAGTCTTGGGCCGCAGACAGACATGTCTTCTCTTCTGCCTTTCCTACTCAGCGTGTTGTCTCACCAAGCTGTCCAGAGATTACTTTGTTTTGATTGCGGGCCGTGTCCTGGGGGGTCTGTCCACGTCCCTGCTTGCCACCACATTTGAATCCTGGTACGTGCACCGACATGTAGACGTTCATGATTTTCCAAAGGAGTGGATCCCCAGCACCTTCACCAAGGCGGCTACTTGGAACCACGGACTCGCCGTTGCAGCGGGGCTTGTAGCCAACATGCTCGCCGAGTGGCTGCACCTGGGGCCGGTGGCTCCCTTTCTCCTGGCTGTCCCCTGCCTGGCGTGCTGTGGCTGGGTTGTGCTAACAGACTGGGGCAAGGAAGAGACTGAAGGAGGTCCTGAAGGGGACAAACAGACAATGCTTGGCACTTCAATTGGAGGTGCGACACGTTTGTCTGCAAAGGCCCGGTTTACACGCAGCTGCCAAGAGGGGCTACGCTGCCTGCTTTCAGACAGGAGAGTTATTCTCTTGGGAGGAGTGCAAGCTCTGTTTGAAAGTGTCCTATACGTCTTTGTTTTCCTGTGGACCCCAGTACTGGACCCTCATGGGGCCCCTTTAGGAATAGTTTTCTCTTGTCTGATGGCTGCCAGTATGGTTGGCTCCTTGCTGTACCGCCTAGCCACCTCTTCTCGATACCGTCTACAGCCCGGCCATGTGCTCTGCCTGGCTGTGCTGAtggctttcttctctttcttcatgCTGACCTTTTCCACCGCCGCAGGCCAGCCTCGACCTCATGAATCCTTCGTGGCCTTCCTGCTGTTGGAGCTGGCCTCTGGCCTCTACTTCCCAGCATTCAGTTTTCTCCAGGGCAGGGTTATCCCAGAGGAGAAGCGGGCTGGTGTGCTGGCCTGGTTCCGTGTGCCTCTGCACCTGCTGGCCTGCCTCGGGCTGCTGGCCCTCCATGGAGAGGTATCGGGAGatggcggaggggaggctggcAGCGGCACCAGACACATGTTTGGAGGCTGTGCCGTCATGATGCTGGCAGCTTTGATGGCTGTAGTTAGTCTGTTCACTCTGGGCAGAAATGACACAGACCTTAAACTGGAGGAAaccagagaggagggggagatgtACTGA
- the mfsd5 gene encoding molybdate-anion transporter isoform X2, with translation MTQGKLLLANKSANGSSSGEATVAPAPPSYEEATAGTSAPCYSDAEMLTEFTWDDRNIRRIFIRKVYSILMIQLLVTFAIVAIFTFCDPVREYIQSNPGWYWASYAVFFVTYLTLSCCSAPRRQFPWNLILLAIFTLSLSYMTGMLSSFYNTKSVVMCLGITAAVCLVVTVFSFQTKFDVTSYQGVLFIFCMVMFISGIVLALVLPFQYVPWLDSIYAVLGAILFTMFLAFDTQLLMGNKRYTISPEEYVFATLNIYLDIIYIFSFFLQIFGTKHE, from the exons ATGACACAGGGCAAG TTGTTACTTGCGAACAAATCAGCCAATGGCTCCTCCAGTGGAGAGGCCACGGTGGCACCAGCTCCTCCCAGCTACGAGGAAGCCACTGCAG gCACCAGTGCTCCTTGCTACAGTGATGCAGAGATGCTCACCGAGTTCACTTGGGATGATCGCAACATCAGGAGGATCTTCATCCGAAAG GTGTATTCCATCTTGATGATCCAACTTTTGGTCACTTTCGCTATTGTGGCTATTTTCACATTCTG TGACCCTGTGAGGGAATACATCCAAAGCAACCCTGGGTGGTACTGGGCCTCTTA CGCCGTGTTCTTTGTCACATATCTGACCCtgtcctgctgctctgcaccAAG GAGACAGTTTCCATGGAATCTGATTCTGCTTGCCATCTTT ACCCTCTCCCTATCCTACATGACGGGGATGTTGTCCAG TTTCTATAACACCAAGTCGGTGGTGATGTGTCTGGGCatcacagcagctgtttgtctcGTGGTCACAGTCTTCAGCTTCCAAACTAAG TTTGATGTGACCTCCTACCAAGGTGTGCTCTTTATCTTCTGCATGGTCATGTTCATCTCTGGCATAGTGCTGGCCCTCGTCCTTCCCTTTCAATAT GTACCATGGTTGGATTCCATCTACGCGGTCTTGGGAGCCATACTGTTCACCATG TTTTTGGCATTCGACACGCAGCTACTCATGGGAAACAAGAGATATACCATAAGTCCAGAGGAGTATGTCTTCGCCACTCTCAACATCTACCTggatattatttatatcttttccttcttcctccaaATCTTTGGAACCAAACATGAATAA